AATGGTTATGTATCAACATTATTTAATCGAAAAACATTTATTCCTGAAATTAATTCCCAAAATTATATGACAAGACAATTTGGTAAAAGAATTGCTATGAATGCACCAATCCAAGGCACTGCTGCGGATATATTAAAAATAGCTATGGTTAAGATTAAAGAGAATTTTGACAAAGCCAATCTTAAATCACAAATCATTCTGCAAATCCATGATGAAGTCGTACTGGATGTATATCCAGAAGAACTTGATCAAGCAATCAAAATTACAAAAGAAACAATGGAAAATGCAGTCGATTTTAAAACGAAATTAGTAGCTAATTATTCAAGTGGTAAGAACTTATTCGAGGTGAAATAAAATGCCAGAATTACCTGAAGTAGAAACGGTAAAAGAGACTTTAAAAATACACTTAATTGGCCAAAAGATAAAAAGTATTATAGCTCCTTATCCTAATATTATTAAAATGGATTTAGATAGTTTTAAACAAAAAGTTTTAAATCAAACTTTCACCGATATCAGACGTTATGGCAAATATTTATTTTTTGTTTTAAACGATTACACCTTGGTCAGTCATCTGAGGATGGAAGGTAAATATTACTTACGCCAAGATTTAAACCAAATCACAAAGCATGAACATGTGATTTTCCAACTCAACAGTGGCGAGTTTTTATCATATCATGATGTCAGAAAGTTTGGTACTATGGAATTGGTAGAAAAAGGTAAAGAATTCACGCTTTTAAGTGTGAAAAAATTGGGTGTTGAAGCTAACCAAAACAATATAGATATCAATTCAGTTTTCAAGAAATTCAATAAAGCTAGTCGACCTATTAAATCCTTATTGTTGGATCAGTCTGTTCTAACGGGTTTAGGTAATATTTATGTTGATGAAACGCTTTTTAGAGCGAAAATTCATCCGCAAGAATTAGCTAGTAACCTAGATATTAATGAAGTTGCTAATATTATTGAAAACGCAAAAATTGTTTTGGATAAGGCAATTAAGTTGGGTGGAACTACTATTAGAACCTATCAGTCGAGTTTTGGCGTTGATGGTAGATTCCAAAATGAACTTAAAGTACATACACTGGTTAATAAACCTTGTTCTGTTTGTGGCACAAAAATAGAAAAAATAAAAGTTGGTGGCAGAGGAACTTATCTATGTCCAAATTGTCAAAAAAGGAAAGAATTATGAAAAGAATTGGCTTAACCGGCGGAATCGCTTCCGGGAAATCATTGATCAGTAATTTTTTTGAAGAGAAAAATGTCATTGTTTTAGATGCTGATAAAATCTATAAAAATCTATTAAAAACAAACAAAATATTGTATAATGAAATCAAGAAAGAGTTTAATCTTGATGAACTTGATTTACAACAACTTGCGAGTATAGTCTTCAATGACGAATCAAAATTAAAAAGACTCAATAAAATTACTCATCCATTTGTTATTAGATCTTTTACAGAACAAATGAAAAAATTATCTAAGACAGAAAAAATAGTAGTCCTGGATATACCATTACTTTTTGAAGCTAAAATGGAAGATTTTTGTGATGAAATCATATGCGTTTACGTTGACGAAGAGATTCAAAAACAAAGATTGATTGAGCGTAATAATTTATCTGAAGAAGAGGCTTTAAACAGAATTAGATCGCAAATGCCTTTGAGCGAAAAGTGTAAATTGAGTGATTATATAATTGATAATTCACAAGATATAGAATTTTCTCATAACCAATTTGAATTGATTTTTAAAAAGATAAAGGAGAGCATCCATGTCATTTAAAACATTTTTTGCCAATACTTGCGAAACAAGAGAATTGCATAGAGATCCT
This genomic interval from Candidatus Delongbacteria bacterium contains the following:
- a CDS encoding dephospho-CoA kinase codes for the protein MMKRIGLTGGIASGKSLISNFFEEKNVIVLDADKIYKNLLKTNKILYNEIKKEFNLDELDLQQLASIVFNDESKLKRLNKITHPFVIRSFTEQMKKLSKTEKIVVLDIPLLFEAKMEDFCDEIICVYVDEEIQKQRLIERNNLSEEEALNRIRSQMPLSEKCKLSDYIIDNSQDIEFSHNQFELIFKKIKESIHVI
- a CDS encoding DNA polymerase I — translated: NGYVSTLFNRKTFIPEINSQNYMTRQFGKRIAMNAPIQGTAADILKIAMVKIKENFDKANLKSQIILQIHDEVVLDVYPEELDQAIKITKETMENAVDFKTKLVANYSSGKNLFEVK
- the mutM gene encoding DNA-formamidopyrimidine glycosylase; this encodes MPELPEVETVKETLKIHLIGQKIKSIIAPYPNIIKMDLDSFKQKVLNQTFTDIRRYGKYLFFVLNDYTLVSHLRMEGKYYLRQDLNQITKHEHVIFQLNSGEFLSYHDVRKFGTMELVEKGKEFTLLSVKKLGVEANQNNIDINSVFKKFNKASRPIKSLLLDQSVLTGLGNIYVDETLFRAKIHPQELASNLDINEVANIIENAKIVLDKAIKLGGTTIRTYQSSFGVDGRFQNELKVHTLVNKPCSVCGTKIEKIKVGGRGTYLCPNCQKRKEL